A genomic segment from Corythoichthys intestinalis isolate RoL2023-P3 chromosome 2, ASM3026506v1, whole genome shotgun sequence encodes:
- the LOC130911143 gene encoding E3 SUMO-protein ligase ZBED1 has translation MANAASISNNRELEDPPATLRSPVWEHFGFPVNYKPPQGQRQIDKNKVVCRHCSTDIGYVSGNTSNMLTHLKRHHPSVNIATTKRKTSVVQTTLPTAFKQPFSGGSDRAKAITNAVGVFIAADLRPYSVVENAGFKHMIKVIEPRYQLPSRPHFSQKIIPGLYEKTKAAVTENLLSASAIALTTDGWTSRATESYLTVTAHYITPEWTLASYVLQTRPIYEQHTSTILAEGLKGTVLEWKLERPGTTITVTTDNARNIVNSVKEAGLGPQIGCFAHTINLASQKATGLNQVSRVLGKVRRIVSFFHRSSTAAHILENKQEMLSIPKHTLIQDVPTRWNSSHDMLERYLEQQAAVYSALTEKVIKKNKDINTLSDQDVRMAEEIVEVLKPLKTITTLISTEATPSASMILPLKTTVLKSMEPNEEDSPTVSEVKAAIRDNLEDRYSDCEDFLHKCTALDPRFKTLPHVDNACRERIYNSLITEIVLMDEKSEEATATSAASSSSGAGHSGAQESSPPVKKSAMTELFGTLFKTQVGDKPTLQLVKVEVTSYKAVNCIALDSDPLLWWKTNETIFPLTAKLARHYLAIPATSVPSERVFSTAGDIVTASRSALSADNVDKLIFLAKNMKIE, from the exons ATGGCTAATGCTGCTAGCATTAGCAATAACAGAGAGCTAGAGGACCCTCCCGCGACATTAAGGTCTCCCGTTTGGGAACACTTCGGCTTCCCGGTGAATTATAAACCACCACAGGGACAAAGACAGATTGATAAAAACAAAGTGGTTTGCCGCCATTGTTCAACCGACATCGGGTATGTTTCTGGTAACACGTCAAACATGTTAACCCATTTGAAACGGCACCACCCCAGCGTGAACATCGCTACAACGAAGAGGAAGACGAGCGTTGTACAAACAACGCTCCCCACCGCATTTAAACAGCCGTTCTCCGGTGGGTCAGATCGGGCTAAAGCAATAACAAATGCCGTTGGTGTTTTTATAGCTGCAGATTTAAGACCCTATTCAGTGGTAGAGAACGCTGGCTTCAAACACATGATAAAGGTAATTGAGCCTCGGTATCAATTACCTTCTCGCCCACATTTTAGCCAGAAAATCATACCGGGCCtttatgaaaaaacaaaagctgCTGTTACGGAAAATCTGTTATCTGCATCTGCCATTGCACTCACAACTGATGGATGGACATCCAGAGCTACAGAGAGCTATTTAACTGTGACTGCCCACTACATCACCCCTGAGTGGACTTTAGCAAGCTATGTTCTGCAAACTCGGCCCATTTATGAACAACACACCAGCACAATTCTAGCAGAGGGACTTAAGGGGACTGTATTGGAGTGGAAGCTCGAGAGGCCAGGAACAACAATTACTGTCACAACTGACAATGCAAGGAATATTGTAAATTCAGTAAAAGAAGCTGGTCTGGGCCCCCAAATTGGATGTTTCGCTCACACAATAAATTTAGCTTCACAAAAGGCAACAGGACTTAACCAAGTGTCCAGAGTGCTAGGTAAAGTTAGAAGGATTGTCTCTTTCTTTCACCGTAGCTCAACAGCTGCACACATACTTGAAAACAAACAGGAGATGCTCAGTATACCAAAACACACCCTCATCCAGGATGTCCCCACTCGCTGGAATTCCAGTCATGACATGCTGGAGAGGTACCTGGAACAGCAGGCAGCAGTCTACTCAGCCCTGACCGAAAAAGTcatcaagaaaaacaaagatataaacacACTGTCTGACCAGGATGTGAGGATGGCAGAAGAGATAGTTGAGGTCCTTAAACCACTCAAAACCATCACTACACTGATAAGCACTGAAGCCACACCCTCAGCATCTATGATCTTGCCCCTCAAAACCACAGTGCTGAAATCTATGGAACCCAATGAAGAAGACAGTCCAACTGTTAGTGAAGTCAAGGCTGCCATCAGAGACAACCTTGAGGACCGATACTCTGATTGTGAAGACTTCCTCCACAAATGTACTGCCCTAGACCCGAGGTTCAAGACCCTACCTCATGTTGATAATGCCTGTCGTGAGAGAATCTACAACAGCCTCATCACAGAGATTGTGTTAATGGACGAAAAG AGTGAGGAGGCCACAGCGACATCAGCAGCCAGTTCATCCTCAGGAGCAGGACACTCAGGGGCACAAGAATCATCTCCCCCTGTCAAGAAGTCTGCAATGACTGAACTGTTCGGTACACTCTTCAAGACTCAGGTGGGAGACAAGCCTACTTTACAGCTGGTGAAAGTAGAGGTTACCTCATACAAGGCAGTCAACTGCATTGCTCTGGATTCTGACCCACTTCTGTGGTGGAAAACCAATGAGACCATCTTTCCTCTTACTGCTAAATTAGCCAGACACTACCTTGCCATACCTGCTACCTCCGTGCCCAGTGAGAGGGTATTTTCCACAGCTGGAGATATTGTAACTGCAAGCAGGTCTGCTCTTTCTGCAGATAATGTGGATAAGCTGATTTTTCtagcaaa